One genomic region from Streptomyces sp. NBC_00457 encodes:
- a CDS encoding TetR/AcrR family transcriptional regulator yields the protein MSTGVRRRMGVEERRQQLIGVALELFSSRSPDEVSIDEIASAAGISRPLVYHYFPGKLSLYEAALRRASDELAGRFVEPREGPLGDRLLRVMRRFFDFVEDHGPGFSALMRGGPAVGSSTTNALIDSVRQAAYVQILSHLRVEDPPARLELVIRSWISLAEATALIWLDGRRIPRAELEAQLVHDFAALAAVSAAYDDEMSMLLRHMLKDEPPEGPFNDLIARLIELAS from the coding sequence ATGAGTACCGGGGTACGTCGCAGAATGGGCGTCGAGGAGCGGCGGCAGCAGCTGATCGGGGTCGCTCTCGAACTCTTCAGCAGCCGCTCGCCCGACGAGGTGTCCATCGACGAGATCGCGTCGGCCGCGGGCATCTCACGGCCGCTGGTCTACCACTACTTCCCCGGCAAACTCAGCCTGTACGAGGCCGCGTTGAGGCGGGCGTCGGACGAACTGGCGGGCCGGTTCGTGGAACCGCGGGAGGGTCCGCTGGGGGACCGGCTGCTGCGGGTGATGCGCCGGTTCTTCGACTTCGTGGAGGACCACGGGCCCGGTTTCTCGGCGTTGATGCGCGGCGGCCCGGCGGTCGGCTCATCGACGACGAACGCGCTCATCGACTCCGTACGGCAGGCCGCGTATGTCCAAATCCTTTCGCATCTACGCGTAGAGGATCCGCCCGCGCGACTGGAACTGGTCATCCGGTCCTGGATCTCGCTCGCCGAGGCGACGGCCTTGATCTGGCTGGACGGCCGCCGCATCCCGCGGGCCGAGCTGGAAGCCCAACTCGTCCACGACTTCGCCGCCCTGGCCGCCGTGAGCGCCGCCTACGACGACGAGATGAGCATGCTCCTGCGCCACATGCTCAAGGACGAACCACCGGAAGGCCCTTTCAACGACCTGATCGCCCGCCTGATCGAACTGGCGTCCTGA
- a CDS encoding tetratricopeptide repeat protein has protein sequence MTEDWEERVAAAWATFDDYPEDRAADFRSVIDTLVAELPSGSPLGPFERACAFDSTGHSDKAVPLYREALALGLTGYNARRAKIQLSSSLRNIGQAEEGVKLLTPELDAPSDELDDAVRATLALCLSSLGRDREGLSLVLGALAAHLPRYQRSMANYAAALR, from the coding sequence ATGACCGAGGACTGGGAAGAGCGTGTGGCCGCGGCGTGGGCCACTTTCGACGACTACCCCGAGGACCGGGCCGCGGATTTCCGGTCCGTGATCGACACGCTCGTCGCCGAGCTTCCCTCCGGCAGCCCGCTGGGCCCCTTCGAGCGGGCCTGCGCCTTCGACTCCACCGGCCACTCGGACAAGGCGGTGCCGCTGTACCGGGAGGCGCTGGCCCTCGGGCTCACCGGCTACAACGCCCGTCGCGCGAAGATCCAGCTCTCCAGCTCCCTGCGGAACATCGGCCAGGCGGAGGAGGGCGTCAAGCTGCTGACACCGGAACTGGACGCCCCGTCCGACGAACTGGACGACGCCGTACGAGCGACTCTCGCCCTGTGCCTGTCCAGCCTCGGGCGGGATCGAGAGGGCCTGTCCCTGGTGCTCGGTGCGCTGGCGGCGCATCTGCCGCGGTACCAGCGATCGATGGCGAACTATGCGGCGGCGCTCCGCTAG